Proteins from a single region of Schistocerca gregaria isolate iqSchGreg1 chromosome 3, iqSchGreg1.2, whole genome shotgun sequence:
- the LOC126353960 gene encoding protein yellow-like: MGPRVSTLALLVLLVVAAGEALHRPGHASRHGGRVRAAHRAGKAPPGTRSKGASQEPLLVTIKTIKEIKYDFGDDGTLEKELIASGRYDSKAVVGYDVTLDDHQRNRIIVTTPLVRRGIPVTLSTIPYDGEQSPLLKPYPNLEIHHTTEDSITDCNTQLVDVIRTTKTWADDDTLYVLDNGALDLITSTKNVCPPKIVIFDLRTDEVINSIVIQNAACNSFYSYLLVDACPDGCLTAYSSDTRGNVLSVTDLTTGASKHLQSQYFHPKPGFFFTKAGGPAYYLPDGIDGVTADESCDGKLYFQAFASNIQGVVDKQVIRDACDGDVLDIKTQVDLPGEISGQSGVIAVDPKGTLLFFPVLDELAVYCWDTSKPHDPKNFRLIVQNDEHLQYISSINIDTKNERLYVTSDRLTSYLSNTTNCSEDNFQILYIDIKNIEC; encoded by the exons ATGGGACCTCGCGTGTCGACGCTCGCGTTGCTGGTGCTGCTGGTGGTGGCGGCTGGTGAGGCTCTCCACAGGCCAGGCCACGCCTCGAGGCACGGAGGTCGAGTCAGAGCGGCCCACAGGGCCGGCAAGGCGCCCCCAGGGACGAGGAGCAAGGGCGCCTCCCAGGAGCCGCTGCTGGTCACCATCAAGACCATCAAAGAGATCAAGTACGACTTCGGAGACGATGGGACGTTGGAGAAAGAACTGATAGCCAGCGGGCGCTACGACTCTAAAGCGGTCGTTGGATACGACGTAACAC TGGACGATCACCAGCGCAACCGCATAATCGTGACGACCCCGCTGGTCCGTCGTGGCATCCCGGTGACGCTGAGCACCATCCCCTACGACGGAGAGCAGAGTCCGCTCCTGAAGCCCTACCCCAACCTGGAAATCCACCACACCACGGAGGACTCCATCACCGACTGCAACACCCAGCTGGTGGACGTCATCAGAACAACG aaaacttgggCGGATGATGACACACTATACGTCCTCGACAACGGTGCTCTGGACCTGATAACGAGTACCAAGAATGTGTGTCCACCCAAAATcgtcatcttcgacttgcggactGATGAGGTCATCAACTCCATAGTGATCCAGAACGCAGCCTGCAACTCATTTTACTCCTATTTGTTG GTGGACGCGTGCCCAGATGGTTGCCTGACGGCCTACAGCTCCGACACCAGAGGCAACGTACTCTCGGTGACGGACCTCACCACTGGAGCCTCCAAACACCTGCAGAGCCAGTACTTCCACCCCAAGCCCGGCTTTTTCTTCACGAAGGCGGGAGGTCCAGCCTACTACCTACCGGACGGCATCGATGGAGTGACAGCCGATGAGAGCTGCGATGGCAAACTCTACTTCCAAGCGTTCGCCAGCAACATCCAGGGCGTTGTCGACAAGCAGGTCATCCGAGATGCATGCGACGGGGATGTGTTGGACATCAAGACGCAG GTTGATCTGCCAGGAGAAATATCAGGGCAGAGCGGAGTAATAGCGGTGGATCCAAAAGGGACGTTGCTATTCTTCCCCGTGCTAGATGAACTGGCTGTCTACTGTTGGGATACGAGCAAGCCTCACGACCCAAAGAACTTCCGCTTGATCGTTCAAAATGATGAACATCTACAGTATATCAGCAGCATAAACATAGACACAAAAAATGAAAGATTATATGTAACGAGCGATCGATTAACGTCCTATCTTTCAAATACCACCAACTGCTCTGAAGACAACTTCCAGATTCTGTATATTGACATAAAGAACATAGAATGTTAG